A genomic segment from Pseudomonas sessilinigenes encodes:
- a CDS encoding fatty acid desaturase, which translates to MSTGTRDSTQFRKLMDAPLLAWPTVLLFFGSLSILGLVDYLALAGTIPLWTGTIINGLVIYLLFSCVHDASHGAVSRIKWINELPGHVGMFFFGPIAPFNVARFIHMQHHRFTNDNALDPDHFGHKMDWLFPLRWSNFDYYYTKYFFMRAPAAMRRKFLPRLIIHFSVIIAVLLALTLAGYGLEALMLWILPTRISSFLFVMAFVYLPHEPFQSTAKEDEYRASNIRPGAEWLLTPLLAYQNYHLMHHLYPTAPFYNMIKLWELRQAEHMAKHPLIVNTFGLRPVSQSSRTRRDAA; encoded by the coding sequence ATGAGTACTGGCACCCGCGACTCTACCCAGTTCCGTAAACTGATGGACGCCCCCTTGCTGGCATGGCCTACCGTGCTGCTGTTCTTTGGTTCACTGAGTATCCTTGGCCTGGTGGACTACCTGGCTTTGGCAGGCACTATCCCCTTATGGACGGGAACGATCATCAATGGCCTGGTCATCTATCTATTGTTCAGCTGCGTACACGATGCCTCCCATGGCGCAGTTTCGCGTATCAAGTGGATCAACGAACTGCCAGGCCATGTTGGTATGTTCTTCTTCGGCCCGATTGCACCGTTCAATGTCGCTCGCTTTATCCATATGCAGCATCATCGCTTCACCAACGACAACGCCCTAGACCCCGACCATTTCGGGCACAAGATGGACTGGCTGTTTCCCCTGCGCTGGAGCAATTTCGATTACTACTACACCAAGTATTTCTTCATGCGTGCGCCAGCGGCCATGCGAAGGAAGTTCCTGCCACGACTGATCATCCATTTCAGTGTCATTATCGCCGTCTTGCTTGCCCTGACGCTGGCCGGTTACGGACTAGAAGCCTTGATGTTGTGGATTCTACCGACCCGTATCAGCTCCTTCCTGTTCGTCATGGCCTTCGTCTATCTGCCCCACGAGCCCTTCCAGAGCACCGCCAAGGAGGATGAATATCGCGCCTCCAACATCCGTCCAGGTGCGGAGTGGCTGTTGACGCCATTGTTGGCCTACCAGAACTATCACCTGATGCATCACCTGTACCCCACCGCCCCCTTCTACAACATGATCAAGTTATGGGAGCTAAGGCAGGCCGAGCACATGGCCAAGCATCCATTGATTGTCAACACCTTCGGCTTGCGTCCTGTAAGCCAATCCAGCCGGACCCGGAGGGATGCAGCATGA
- a CDS encoding LuxR C-terminal-related transcriptional regulator, whose amino-acid sequence MKIGLPSSVDLPVNFIPRHLYDGLLSTLTTHRLTLLCAPAGYGKSTALAYCMQHIHRANAQGIWVSAEQWPGVGSDTLLQTLCRQFPGIAATPESLLARLLDLKAPLVIFIDSYEYKESCPGTALLERVLRLNQPRLHIAVACRHQPAVKLSLLEMRGQLHRIDSAQLSFSAEETTLVLGPELPGSQREDLYQRTEGWPLAVNLCGLLARDKKRAARLVSFSGRDQGLRLFFEEQVLAHLDLQRQVFLGAFAVLGKGCGELCDVALQRQDSQRELEGLYQAGAFLEACDRNLNEYRLHPLFREFLLEKHSPELHPRKLLVRATRWAIRNQRYRLAADYARASGEPRVARLVISKTSETLVRNLGELPTIVGWTRDLQVGPVFELNELVYWSTWSLAFSYCWEQAHERICQLARAVRDNVGLSPLERRRYMSRLEALEVALAIFQDRTVGVIECSARWLERYQDADTFDIAVIASAQMIARRLDADCKGAANAGSRAISAIQRSDSVYGKIWVNLLNALYQLEFGDYNRARLLLNEQFYLATREIGEHSAILSTCALLLSRVAYEHNDLDEAADYVEIGYRHIRDHGLIESALAGVTVRARLAARSSLGEALQIFDDAQVISAVYPPRLESSLHQQRIELLLDHGRTNEALIVADALEQLMAEQTHQDTRLVPRLYQVYIELLLNCAREQWLKARTDYEHLLAEPALALQPLLHCRVLIIKASLLAKAESPVEANKVLCVALRVAREHNLYRVFLDLNRFSSPTLQWLCNSKQQQLPSTERELFVRLCDALQLTAHPRAQAPHLAEPLSRREMELLAMLESGLTYQQIADQLFISLATVKWHVYNIYGKLGVKNRSGALVAARHLQLLDQGT is encoded by the coding sequence ATGAAGATCGGCCTGCCCTCCTCCGTTGATCTACCCGTCAACTTCATCCCGCGCCACCTTTACGATGGGCTGTTAAGCACACTCACGACACATCGCCTTACCTTACTCTGCGCGCCGGCAGGTTATGGCAAGAGCACAGCACTCGCCTACTGCATGCAGCATATCCATCGTGCCAACGCCCAAGGGATATGGGTCTCGGCCGAGCAATGGCCTGGAGTCGGCAGCGATACGCTGTTGCAAACGCTTTGCCGACAGTTTCCCGGAATCGCTGCCACGCCTGAGTCTCTTCTGGCACGCCTGCTGGATCTCAAGGCACCGCTGGTGATTTTCATCGACAGCTATGAATACAAAGAGAGCTGCCCTGGAACAGCCCTTCTGGAGCGCGTCTTACGACTCAACCAACCGCGCTTGCATATTGCTGTGGCTTGTCGGCACCAGCCGGCAGTAAAGCTATCCCTGCTGGAGATGCGAGGTCAGTTGCACCGTATCGACAGCGCCCAGCTCAGTTTCAGCGCCGAAGAAACAACCTTGGTACTCGGTCCGGAGCTACCTGGCAGTCAACGCGAGGACCTATACCAACGTACCGAGGGTTGGCCACTGGCGGTGAATCTTTGCGGGCTGCTGGCAAGAGACAAAAAACGCGCAGCCAGGTTGGTGAGTTTTTCCGGGCGAGACCAAGGTCTTCGGCTCTTCTTTGAAGAACAAGTACTGGCCCATCTGGATCTTCAACGGCAAGTTTTTCTCGGTGCTTTTGCCGTACTTGGAAAAGGTTGTGGTGAACTTTGTGATGTTGCGCTGCAACGACAAGATAGTCAGCGAGAATTGGAAGGCCTATACCAAGCGGGGGCGTTTCTTGAGGCCTGCGATCGTAATCTCAACGAATACCGGCTGCATCCCTTGTTCCGGGAGTTCCTGCTTGAAAAACATTCGCCCGAACTCCATCCGCGCAAGCTACTGGTACGAGCCACCCGCTGGGCCATTCGCAATCAGCGATATCGGCTTGCCGCTGACTATGCGCGAGCCAGCGGTGAACCTCGAGTGGCCCGCCTGGTGATCAGTAAGACCAGCGAGACTCTTGTACGCAACCTTGGCGAGCTACCGACCATCGTCGGTTGGACTCGCGACCTGCAAGTTGGCCCCGTGTTTGAACTGAACGAGTTGGTGTACTGGTCAACCTGGTCGCTGGCCTTCTCCTACTGCTGGGAACAGGCTCATGAACGCATCTGTCAGCTGGCTCGCGCCGTCCGCGATAACGTTGGGCTCTCACCACTGGAGCGCCGCCGTTATATGTCCAGGCTAGAAGCGTTGGAAGTGGCATTGGCAATCTTCCAGGACCGCACCGTAGGTGTGATTGAGTGCTCGGCTCGTTGGTTGGAGCGGTATCAGGATGCCGACACCTTCGACATTGCGGTCATCGCCAGCGCCCAGATGATCGCACGACGCTTAGATGCCGACTGCAAAGGTGCGGCAAACGCTGGGAGCCGAGCCATATCGGCCATACAGCGCTCCGACAGCGTATACGGCAAGATCTGGGTGAACCTACTCAACGCCCTGTACCAGTTGGAGTTCGGTGATTACAACCGTGCGCGTCTGTTGCTCAACGAACAGTTCTACCTGGCCACTCGGGAGATTGGCGAGCATTCAGCGATTCTTTCCACCTGCGCGCTGCTGTTGTCGCGAGTCGCCTACGAACACAATGATCTGGACGAGGCCGCCGACTACGTCGAGATCGGTTATCGGCATATAAGGGACCATGGCCTGATCGAGAGCGCTTTGGCCGGGGTGACAGTACGAGCCCGTCTAGCCGCGCGCTCCAGTTTGGGGGAGGCGTTACAGATATTCGATGATGCTCAGGTGATCAGTGCGGTCTACCCCCCTCGCCTGGAAAGCTCACTGCATCAGCAGCGTATCGAGTTGCTGCTGGATCATGGGCGTACCAACGAAGCACTGATCGTCGCAGATGCCTTGGAGCAACTGATGGCCGAACAGACGCATCAGGATACGCGGCTTGTGCCAAGGCTATACCAAGTCTATATCGAGCTACTGCTCAACTGCGCCCGAGAGCAGTGGCTAAAAGCCCGGACAGATTACGAACACCTGTTGGCTGAGCCAGCATTGGCACTCCAACCCTTGCTGCATTGCCGAGTGCTGATTATCAAGGCCTCGTTGCTGGCAAAAGCCGAAAGCCCGGTTGAAGCAAACAAGGTTCTGTGTGTTGCGCTGAGGGTCGCGCGTGAACACAACCTCTATCGCGTGTTCCTCGACCTCAACCGCTTTTCGAGCCCGACCTTGCAGTGGCTGTGCAATAGCAAACAACAACAGCTGCCCTCAACGGAGCGCGAACTGTTTGTCCGACTATGCGATGCCTTGCAACTGACTGCGCACCCCAGAGCACAGGCACCCCATTTGGCTGAACCGCTATCACGACGGGAAATGGAGTTATTGGCGATGCTCGAATCCGGGTTGACCTACCAACAGATCGCCGATCAATTGTTCATATCCCTGGCCACGGTCAAGTGGCATGTCTACAACATCTACGGAAAATTGGGGGTCAAGAACCGCTCCGGGGCCTTGGTCGCCGCTCGTCATCTGCAATTGCTGGATCAAGGAACATGA
- a CDS encoding NAD(P)/FAD-dependent oxidoreductase, whose protein sequence is MNDTCIIVGASHAGIQLAIGLRQEGWQGRILLLGEEACLPYHRPPLSKSYLKNEADLAIIHPQASLDKHEIEFLASTRVVRIDRQVREVLLDNQQRLAYTKLALCTGASPRRLSIEGSDLQGVHYLRDHADADRLRTQLPGARNVVIIGAGYIGLETAASLRQLGLQVCVLEAAPRILGRSVDEPVSAFFEALHQDNGVTIRTSCQVSQLVGKEHVEAVLCTDGTHYPADIVVIGVGVKANVGLAEDAGLAVDDGILVDSSARTSDAEIVAAGDCTRFPSAHLQRLVRLECLANASDQARVAAATLCGHERRHDALPWFWSDQYATRLQIAGVVDEYERVVQRGDIATGSFCRFYLRDAVVLSALCVNRPKEFIACKRLIATARPVDPTKLADESCDINVALSALPA, encoded by the coding sequence ATGAATGATACTTGCATCATTGTCGGTGCTAGCCATGCCGGCATTCAACTGGCCATTGGCTTGCGTCAGGAAGGTTGGCAGGGGCGTATCCTGTTGCTCGGCGAGGAGGCCTGTCTCCCCTATCATCGTCCGCCCCTGTCCAAGTCCTATCTCAAAAACGAAGCCGATCTGGCCATCATCCACCCACAGGCAAGCCTGGATAAACATGAAATAGAATTTCTGGCTTCGACCCGTGTGGTGCGGATCGATCGCCAAGTGCGTGAGGTCCTGTTGGATAACCAGCAGCGCTTGGCATACACGAAGCTTGCGCTCTGTACTGGGGCCAGCCCCCGGCGCCTAAGTATCGAAGGCAGTGACCTACAAGGCGTGCATTATCTACGTGATCACGCCGATGCGGATCGGCTACGCACGCAGCTTCCTGGAGCTCGTAACGTGGTGATTATCGGTGCGGGCTACATAGGCCTGGAAACCGCTGCCAGCTTGCGTCAGTTGGGCCTGCAAGTCTGCGTGCTGGAGGCCGCGCCACGCATCCTGGGACGCAGTGTCGACGAGCCTGTATCGGCCTTCTTCGAGGCGTTGCACCAGGATAATGGCGTGACAATCCGCACGAGCTGTCAGGTCAGCCAACTGGTAGGCAAGGAACATGTCGAGGCCGTGCTATGCACGGATGGCACTCACTATCCGGCAGACATCGTTGTAATCGGCGTCGGTGTAAAGGCCAATGTGGGCCTCGCGGAGGATGCGGGGCTGGCCGTCGATGATGGCATCCTGGTTGATAGCTCTGCCCGTACATCGGATGCGGAAATCGTCGCAGCAGGTGATTGCACTCGTTTCCCGAGCGCCCACCTGCAGCGCTTGGTACGTCTGGAGTGCTTAGCCAACGCTAGCGATCAGGCACGAGTGGCAGCCGCGACCTTATGTGGCCATGAACGTCGCCATGATGCCCTGCCTTGGTTCTGGTCGGACCAGTACGCCACCCGCCTGCAGATCGCTGGAGTGGTCGATGAATACGAGCGCGTGGTACAACGTGGGGACATTGCTACAGGCAGCTTTTGTCGGTTCTATTTGCGCGATGCAGTGGTACTCAGTGCCCTTTGCGTAAACCGTCCCAAGGAATTCATTGCCTGCAAGCGGTTGATTGCGACGGCAAGGCCAGTCGATCCGACCAAGCTGGCCGATGAGTCCTGTGATATCAATGTCGCACTATCTGCCCTACCTGCTTGA
- a CDS encoding acyl-CoA synthetase: MATSLLRHPGYHAKRSPERIAVLIAETGASLTYQELDAFANRLARLFQALGLRYGEHVAFLLENRVECPALQWGAHYAGLYYTFLSTRLTTAEVTYIIEDCDAKLLVLSAKSATPQLLGILEQLPGAPKVLILDPQEGVAGSLPELLQAYSCTALEGSREGSEMLYSSGTTGRPKGVKPKLTGLPLGSTEVIAQQLERSFSVDEHSVYLSPAPYYHAAPLKWVRAVHVLGGTAILMEKFEPEAALAAIDEYQVTHSQWVPTMFHRLLNLPSEIRSRYSLSSQQVVVHAAAPCPIPTKRAMIDWWGPILYEYYGSTEQIGMTMASTDDWLKHPGTVGRAIYGRLHILDEAGQELPAGKDGLVFFSESLPFSYHKDPNKTAEAYNDLGWACVGDIGHIDADGYLFLTDRKSNMIISGGVNVYPQEAENILLSHPQVLDAAVIGIPDSDLGESVHAVVQLHDYSMASDALAVALNQFCRGQLSSIKCPRSIEFREDLPREPTGKLLKRLLRDEYAGNAR, translated from the coding sequence ATGGCAACTTCCCTTCTGCGTCATCCCGGTTATCACGCCAAGCGCTCGCCGGAACGCATTGCTGTGCTCATCGCCGAAACGGGGGCGTCACTGACCTATCAGGAGTTGGATGCCTTCGCCAACCGCCTGGCACGATTGTTTCAGGCGTTGGGGCTTCGTTATGGAGAGCATGTCGCCTTTTTGCTAGAGAACCGAGTCGAGTGCCCTGCACTTCAATGGGGGGCCCATTATGCCGGCCTGTACTACACCTTTCTCAGTACGCGTCTGACGACAGCCGAAGTCACCTACATCATTGAGGACTGTGACGCTAAGTTGTTAGTGTTGAGCGCTAAATCTGCCACGCCGCAACTGCTTGGAATACTGGAGCAATTGCCCGGTGCTCCCAAGGTATTGATTCTCGACCCACAGGAAGGTGTGGCAGGGTCACTACCCGAGCTTCTACAAGCCTATTCCTGTACTGCACTGGAGGGCTCGCGAGAAGGCAGTGAAATGCTTTACTCATCGGGCACTACCGGACGCCCCAAGGGAGTCAAACCCAAGCTCACCGGTTTGCCCCTGGGCAGTACCGAGGTGATCGCCCAACAGTTGGAGCGGTCATTCTCCGTCGATGAACATTCAGTCTATCTGTCACCGGCCCCCTATTACCATGCCGCACCATTGAAGTGGGTAAGGGCCGTGCATGTGCTGGGCGGTACCGCGATTCTGATGGAAAAGTTCGAGCCAGAGGCCGCCTTGGCCGCCATCGATGAATATCAGGTAACCCACAGTCAGTGGGTGCCGACTATGTTCCATCGCCTGCTCAACCTGCCAAGTGAAATCCGCAGCAGATATTCCCTGAGTAGCCAGCAGGTTGTCGTACATGCCGCTGCGCCCTGTCCGATCCCTACCAAGCGAGCCATGATCGACTGGTGGGGGCCGATACTCTACGAGTACTACGGCAGCACCGAGCAGATCGGTATGACTATGGCCAGCACCGATGATTGGCTAAAGCATCCCGGTACCGTGGGACGAGCCATCTATGGGCGTTTGCATATTCTTGACGAAGCAGGACAAGAGCTGCCTGCTGGTAAAGATGGCCTGGTGTTTTTCTCGGAAAGCCTGCCGTTTTCCTATCACAAAGACCCGAACAAGACGGCCGAGGCCTACAACGACCTGGGGTGGGCATGCGTGGGAGACATCGGCCATATCGATGCCGATGGTTATCTCTTCCTGACTGATCGCAAAAGCAACATGATCATCTCTGGCGGCGTCAATGTATATCCACAGGAAGCCGAGAACATCCTGCTCAGCCATCCGCAGGTGCTGGATGCCGCAGTGATCGGCATTCCGGATAGTGACCTGGGGGAATCGGTTCATGCGGTAGTGCAGTTGCATGACTACAGCATGGCCAGTGATGCGCTTGCGGTCGCGCTCAATCAGTTCTGCCGCGGGCAATTATCCTCGATCAAATGCCCGCGCAGCATCGAATTTCGTGAAGACCTGCCTCGCGAACCCACAGGCAAGCTGCTCAAGCGGCTATTGCGTGACGAATACGCGGGCAATGCGCGTTGA
- a CDS encoding NAD(P)-dependent alcohol dehydrogenase translates to MKIIAAVTRHNANGFCIEDLELDDPLDEEVLVRIVAVGICHTDLVAASGVLPIQAPAVFGHEGAGIVVKVGNKVTSVRPGDHVALSFHSCGQCERCAIEDPSYCHSFGLLNFTGIRQGGSNLHDANGAAVAGSFFGQSSFASHCVANQRNVVKVSKDIPLSLVAPMGCGIQTGFGGVTRALACTAGSSILILGGGAVGLAAIMGAVLCGCEQIILVEPHANRRALALELGATCVIDPYGEDTEKVVKALLPTGVNYALDTCGINAALETAYRCLAPRATFGLVGAPQDWEQKLPGSLAQMIQNGIIFKGIIEGDSDPQQSIPELISLYQEGRLPIDRLVSDFPLSQINEAVAAQHAGTCVKPVLLPN, encoded by the coding sequence ATGAAGATCATTGCGGCGGTGACACGCCACAACGCCAACGGCTTTTGCATCGAAGATCTGGAACTGGACGATCCTCTGGATGAAGAAGTTCTAGTACGCATCGTCGCCGTGGGTATCTGCCATACCGACCTGGTTGCGGCTTCCGGAGTCCTGCCGATCCAAGCTCCGGCAGTGTTCGGCCATGAAGGCGCCGGCATAGTGGTCAAGGTAGGCAACAAGGTCACTAGCGTTCGGCCAGGCGATCATGTTGCTCTAAGTTTTCACTCCTGCGGGCAGTGTGAACGCTGCGCCATTGAGGACCCGTCTTATTGCCACTCCTTCGGCCTGCTTAACTTTACCGGTATTCGCCAGGGTGGTAGCAACTTGCATGATGCAAATGGCGCAGCGGTAGCTGGAAGCTTCTTCGGTCAATCATCCTTTGCCAGTCATTGCGTGGCCAACCAGCGCAACGTCGTCAAGGTGAGCAAAGACATTCCCCTATCTCTGGTAGCGCCGATGGGGTGTGGCATCCAGACTGGATTTGGTGGTGTCACCCGAGCCCTGGCCTGTACTGCAGGCTCATCCATCCTGATCCTGGGGGGAGGCGCTGTAGGTCTGGCGGCGATCATGGGCGCAGTGCTTTGTGGTTGCGAGCAAATCATTCTCGTCGAACCCCATGCAAACCGACGGGCTTTGGCGCTGGAGTTGGGGGCTACCTGCGTGATCGACCCCTACGGCGAAGATACTGAAAAGGTGGTGAAGGCCTTGCTCCCGACCGGTGTGAACTACGCACTGGATACATGTGGTATCAACGCAGCACTAGAGACCGCCTACCGTTGTCTCGCGCCACGGGCCACCTTCGGCCTGGTGGGCGCCCCCCAGGATTGGGAGCAAAAACTGCCGGGCAGCCTAGCCCAGATGATCCAGAACGGCATCATCTTCAAGGGCATCATCGAAGGCGACAGTGATCCCCAACAGTCGATCCCGGAGTTGATCAGTCTCTATCAAGAAGGCCGACTGCCAATTGACAGGCTGGTGAGTGACTTCCCTCTGTCTCAAATCAACGAAGCCGTCGCCGCCCAGCATGCCGGTACCTGTGTCAAACCTGTGCTGCTGCCCAACTGA
- a CDS encoding aldehyde dehydrogenase family protein, which yields MTGQLRPSAHKNLHKKITMETLSVPVQAPTRPLALPVVNAQSADIQRIFSAQRNTALKLRESTVEQRIRKLRRLRKAIEIRHDQIIAAGAADFGKPDIEVEMTEILTVIMEISHTCKHLKKWLKPKRVPSTALMLGTSASVRYEPRGRCLIISPWNYPLTLTFGPLVPAIASGNTVIIKTSELTPNLSAVMVEIIRDAFDESEVAILEGDASVASELLALPFDHSFFTGSPTIGKVVMRAAAEHLTSVTLELGGKSPTIIDESADLEMAVKTITWGKFLNAGQTCIAPDHLYVASNVRDRFVQLLRQHLDQVYGEGAKARSAPLARIVNQRHASRIAGLIEDALERGARASYGSVIDVQDRFISPTLLEDVPSDAKIMQEEIFGPVLPIIVFDDLDEVIQRINAGPKPLALYIWSKNRQHIEQILQNTSAGASCINHVAGHFLHNNLPFGGVNNSGIGSYHAEWGIRAFSHERSVLESKIMLSSLFFPPYTQTTRRILRWLFKFF from the coding sequence GTGACCGGGCAACTGCGCCCCAGCGCCCACAAAAATCTCCACAAAAAAATAACCATGGAGACTCTGTCTGTGCCCGTCCAAGCCCCTACCCGCCCTCTGGCCCTCCCAGTCGTGAATGCGCAAAGCGCAGACATCCAGCGAATATTCAGCGCTCAACGTAATACGGCTCTAAAACTTCGAGAATCTACCGTTGAACAACGCATCCGCAAATTACGCCGCCTGCGCAAGGCTATTGAGATTCGCCACGACCAGATTATTGCGGCGGGTGCGGCGGACTTCGGCAAGCCTGATATAGAAGTGGAAATGACCGAGATACTGACGGTCATCATGGAAATCAGCCATACCTGTAAGCACCTAAAAAAGTGGCTCAAGCCGAAGCGCGTTCCCTCAACTGCATTGATGCTAGGCACCTCGGCCTCGGTGCGGTACGAGCCACGGGGACGCTGCCTGATCATTTCGCCCTGGAACTACCCTCTAACTCTGACATTCGGACCACTGGTCCCGGCCATCGCATCCGGTAATACGGTGATCATCAAGACCTCGGAGCTTACACCGAACCTATCGGCAGTCATGGTGGAGATCATCCGTGATGCTTTCGATGAAAGCGAAGTCGCCATTTTGGAAGGTGACGCTTCGGTGGCAAGCGAGTTGCTGGCCCTGCCCTTCGATCACTCCTTTTTCACCGGTTCCCCAACCATTGGCAAGGTGGTCATGCGGGCGGCGGCAGAGCATCTGACTAGCGTGACCCTTGAACTGGGCGGTAAGTCACCGACCATCATCGATGAAAGCGCCGATCTTGAAATGGCTGTAAAAACCATTACCTGGGGCAAGTTTCTCAATGCCGGGCAAACCTGCATCGCACCAGACCATCTCTATGTGGCGAGCAACGTCAGGGACCGTTTCGTGCAGTTGCTCAGGCAGCATCTGGATCAGGTTTATGGTGAGGGCGCCAAGGCCCGTTCTGCACCGTTAGCGCGCATCGTCAACCAGCGTCATGCAAGTCGTATTGCAGGGTTAATCGAGGACGCTCTGGAGCGTGGCGCCAGGGCTAGCTATGGATCGGTGATTGATGTCCAGGACCGCTTCATTTCCCCCACGTTGCTTGAGGATGTACCGAGCGATGCCAAGATCATGCAGGAAGAAATCTTTGGCCCCGTATTGCCGATCATCGTCTTTGATGACCTGGATGAGGTTATCCAACGTATCAATGCCGGGCCCAAGCCGCTGGCTTTGTACATCTGGAGCAAGAATCGTCAGCACATCGAACAAATCCTGCAGAACACCAGTGCAGGTGCATCCTGCATCAATCACGTAGCGGGGCACTTCCTGCACAACAACCTACCGTTTGGCGGCGTGAACAACTCGGGAATTGGCAGCTACCACGCCGAATGGGGGATCCGCGCCTTCTCCCATGAACGCTCGGTTCTGGAAAGCAAAATCATGCTGTCGAGCCTGTTCTTCCCCCCCTATACCCAAACCACTCGGCGAATCCTGCGCTGGTTGTTCAAATTCTTTTAA
- a CDS encoding enoyl-CoA hydratase/isomerase family protein: MSRPVDYQFDAVSRSATLTFNRPGVLNAIDVETARSFCEAVLQATAQAGIRLIVIRGAGRAFVAGGDLQRFADDFDYADRVVNHLLDPLHSAILALHTTPALVLACVHGVVAGAGLSLMLGCDLVLAAEDTRLLLAYNKVAAAPDCGGTFFLPRRIGTGAAMQLMVGSGELTAQEARAMNLLNWCVPAHELQERLESLSAEILSGPSHAYGRYKELIRSAPAELQAHLERERIAFCAATKTKDFREGVTAFLTRRAPVFLGC, encoded by the coding sequence ATGTCACGCCCTGTCGATTACCAGTTCGATGCCGTCTCCCGTAGTGCAACTCTGACGTTCAACCGCCCGGGTGTACTCAATGCTATTGATGTCGAAACTGCACGATCATTCTGCGAAGCCGTGCTACAGGCTACCGCGCAGGCTGGTATCCGCCTGATTGTCATTCGTGGGGCTGGGCGCGCCTTCGTGGCAGGGGGGGACTTGCAGCGGTTCGCCGACGATTTCGATTACGCAGATCGGGTGGTCAATCATTTGCTGGACCCTCTTCACTCAGCAATCCTGGCGCTCCATACCACGCCAGCATTAGTTCTTGCATGCGTGCATGGTGTAGTGGCGGGGGCAGGGCTGAGCCTGATGTTGGGATGCGACCTGGTCCTCGCGGCTGAAGATACTCGTCTGTTACTGGCCTATAACAAAGTGGCGGCAGCTCCCGATTGTGGTGGGACTTTTTTTCTGCCAAGACGTATCGGCACAGGAGCGGCAATGCAACTGATGGTGGGCAGTGGCGAGTTGACTGCACAAGAGGCTCGGGCCATGAACTTGCTGAACTGGTGTGTTCCTGCGCATGAGCTACAGGAGCGTCTGGAAAGCTTGAGTGCAGAGATCCTCTCTGGACCAAGTCATGCCTATGGTCGTTATAAAGAGCTGATAAGGAGCGCTCCTGCTGAATTACAGGCTCACCTGGAGCGAGAGCGAATAGCTTTTTGTGCTGCAACCAAGACCAAGGACTTCAGGGAAGGCGTAACTGCCTTTCTCACGCGTCGGGCACCGGTTTTTTTGGGCTGTTAG
- a CDS encoding zinc-binding dehydrogenase, whose product MVRAINVMGMKPMIDRTFALDDIAEAFRHQAAGKHFGKVCLSI is encoded by the coding sequence ATGGTCCGCGCGATCAATGTGATGGGTATGAAGCCTATGATTGATAGGACGTTTGCGCTGGACGACATCGCTGAGGCTTTCCGACATCAGGCTGCGGGCAAACACTTCGGTAAGGTTTGCCTGTCAATCTGA
- a CDS encoding DNA-binding protein: protein MAVGVPENDVFAAADAVLARGERPTVERVRLELGRGSPARVGALLDQWWEQLAGRLRGETRLPGLPTEVAQAFVAIWQQATLLAQGVAEQALAAQRQVLMEEREQLAAEQEQLRQEAVRGRLLAAEAVAARQAIEIRLGDLEQLLEQRLTQIDDLRQQREQQGSQVDEARQDAVALRQQLQDSRAQAEQLRLDQEHYTKDVENRAFREIDRAREETKGLAAQLKEANTQLLLTHQALQTSQTALTEAREQGAETRAQATALRPQVEQWRQVAAQAEEQLQAVQQRLQVTQTELGTVREHAAAAQARAETLEQHLKQLERPTRARKAPSKDR from the coding sequence ATGGCGGTAGGCGTACCGGAAAACGACGTATTCGCTGCGGCGGACGCTGTGCTGGCGCGTGGCGAGCGACCGACGGTGGAACGGGTGCGCCTGGAGCTGGGCCGTGGCAGTCCGGCACGGGTCGGCGCGCTGCTCGATCAGTGGTGGGAACAGCTGGCCGGGCGCCTGCGCGGCGAGACCCGCCTGCCCGGGCTGCCGACGGAAGTGGCCCAAGCCTTTGTCGCCATCTGGCAGCAGGCGACGCTACTGGCCCAAGGCGTGGCAGAACAGGCGCTGGCGGCGCAACGCCAAGTGTTGATGGAGGAACGCGAGCAGTTGGCCGCGGAACAGGAGCAACTGCGTCAGGAGGCGGTACGCGGGCGCTTGCTGGCCGCTGAGGCCGTCGCCGCGCGCCAGGCCATAGAGATACGCTTGGGCGATCTGGAGCAATTGCTGGAGCAGCGCCTGACGCAGATCGATGATCTACGCCAGCAGCGCGAGCAACAGGGGAGCCAAGTAGATGAGGCGCGCCAGGACGCCGTTGCGCTCCGCCAGCAGTTACAGGACTCCCGGGCTCAAGCTGAACAACTGCGCCTCGACCAAGAGCACTACACCAAGGACGTGGAGAACCGAGCCTTCCGGGAAATCGATCGTGCTCGTGAAGAAACTAAAGGACTGGCGGCCCAGCTCAAGGAGGCTAATACGCAACTCCTGCTCACTCACCAGGCCTTGCAGACCAGCCAGACTGCTTTGACCGAAGCCCGTGAGCAAGGCGCCGAAACCCGGGCGCAGGCCACAGCACTACGCCCACAGGTGGAGCAGTGGCGCCAGGTGGCCGCGCAGGCGGAGGAGCAATTGCAGGCAGTGCAACAGCGCCTGCAGGTTACTCAAACCGAACTGGGCACCGTGCGGGAGCACGCCGCAGCGGCGCAGGCGCGGGCCGAGACCCTCGAACAGCATTTGAAGCAGCTTGAGCGGCCGACGCGCGCGCGCAAAGCGCCCAGCAAGGACCGATGA